ATTGAGGGAAGCGACATATGCATTCTTGTAACCGAGCCGACGCCATATGGGCTTCATGATCTTGACCTTGCGGTAAAATTATTAAGGTTAATGAATCTACCGATGGCTGTAATAATAAACAAGTCGGGTGAAAGTGATGAAATTATCGAGAAATACTGCAGTAAACAGAATATAAGGATTTTAATGAAAATTCCTTTTAAAAAAGAGTTTGCCGAAGCCTATTCAAAAGGTAAACTGCTGATTGACTTTGATAACAAAATTAAAGAAGGCTTTAAGCAGTTGTCTTTTGATATAATGGAGCTGATTAGCAAATGAAGCAGATTGTAATATTAAGCGGCAAAGGCGGTACTGGAAAAACAACAGTTGCAACAACTCTAAGTACAATTGTTAAAAACAAAATTATGGCTGACTGTGATGTAGAAGCACCAAACCTTAATATCATTTTACAAGGCGAAATTGTCGAAAAAGATGATTTTTATGGTAAGGAAGTTGCGATAATTGACAGTGACAAGTGTATTCAATGCGGCTTGTGTGAAAAACTTTGCCGTTATGATGCAATAATAAATTTTAAAATAAATCCTTATCACTGTGAAGGCTGCGGCTTGTGCATGTATAAATGTCCCGCTGGTGCTATAAAAATGGAAGAAGAAGAGACTGGGAAAATTATAATATCTCAATTAAAAGACAAAGAGAAGATTGTATATGCAGAACTTAATCCTGGTGCAGATGGTTCCGGCAAGTTAGTTACACAGGTAAGGAAAAGAGCTTCTAAAAATCAGGGCGGAAGTGAATATCTTATAATTGATGGAACACCTGGTATAGGATGTCCAGTGTTGGCATCGGTAACTGGAGCTGATGCGGTTCTTATCGTTGCTGAACCGACAATGTCGGGTTTTGAAGATATGAAGAGAGTTTTAAAGGCGATTAGCAGCTTTAAAATTCCGTCATTTATATGTATAAACAAATGGGATTTAAATAAGGAGATTTCAAGAGAAATAGAGAGCTACTGCGAAGAAAATGGTATTTTTGTTGTTGGGAAAATAGATTTTGATGAAACGGTTATAAAAGCACTTAAGAGTTTGAAAAATTTATTTGAATACAGTGACAGTGCTGTTTATAATCAAATTTTAAATATGTGGACAAAAATCGAAAAATATTTAAATGAAAGGATTGATGTTTAATGAAGATTGCAGTTGCGTCAGATGGCAGGGATGTTTCAATGCATTTTGGACATTGTGAAGGATTCACTTTTTTTGACATTGAGGGTGATGAGATAAAAAGCTCAAATTTTTTGCCAAATCCAGGGCACAGGCCGGGATTTTTGCCTGAATACCTGAAAGACAAAGGTGTAGATTGTATTATATCAGGTGGTATGGGTTCCAGTGCTATTAATTTATTTTTAAGATACGGGATAGATGTTATAACGGGTGCAGAAGGGAATGTAGAAGAAGTTGTAAAGAAATATGTTGATGGAACACTGGTTTCTACAGGTAGTGCCTGCGAAAAACACGAACATGAAGGGCATTGTGAAGATTAATTTGTGTGTGTGGCTGCCTATTTTTAAAAGTAGGCAGTTATAGAATTTCTTAAGTAAAAAGAGGTGAATAAATGGAAATTCAGGTATTAGTTGAAAATGTAGTTTTTAAAAAAAGCTTTGTTGCCGAACACGGTCTTTCACTACTTGTAAAGAAAGAAGATAAAGAAGTTTTAATAGATACGGGACAGAGCGATAATTTTGTAAAAAATTCCGGATTAATGGGAATTGATCTAAAGAATATTGGTAAGGTAGTACTTACACATGGGCATTATGACCATGTTGGCGGACTTAAAAAGCTTATTGATGAAAATAAAAATGTGCGTATTTATGCAAGCAATATGATACTTAATAAAAAGTATGCAATACGCAAAAATGGTTTAGTAGATGAAATAGGTTTAGATTCATCAATATATGAAGAAAACAAAGACAATTTTATATTAATTAATAAAGATACAGAAATAGAAAAAGATTTTTTTGCAATTACAAATGCTGATGTAGAATATAATAATGCTTTTACAACAGAAAATTTTTTGGTTGAAAAAGACAATATTAAAGTAAATGATAGATTTTTGGATGAAATATTTGTCGTCGTTAAAGAGGGAGATTATATCAATATTATTACAGGATGTTCACATGCGGGTATTTTAAATGTACTGTATACAGCAAAGAAAAGATTTAAAGAATACAGGATAAAATCACTTATTGGAGGATTTCATTTAAAGGGAATGCCTGAAGAAGATATAATAAATATCGCAAAAGCCATGAGTGAATACAATATAGGAAGTATTTATACAGGACACTGTACAGGTATAGATGAATATGGAATTTTAAAAAAAGTTTTAGGAAGAAATATAGCTTATTTAACAACAAGTTCATCAATAATTGTGTAGCTAAGTAAAAAAGCAATAATGTTCTTACTAAGAAAAATTGTAGAGATTGTTGGGCAAAGTTGTTTTGCTCAGGAGGCTGTCATGCGAATGCTTATTTTACAAGTGGTGATATTACAATTCCTAATGAAATAATTTCATGTACATTACGAAAGAAAAGAATTGAATGTGCCATAATGATACAGGTAGCTATGAGTAAAATTAAAAAGGAAAATGCCATTTAATTATTAAAATTAAAGTTAAAAAGATAAGATTTTATTTTAAAAAATGAGGTGTATAAAATGAATCAAAATAGTGAAGTTGCTATGGAAATGAATATTCCATTTCTAGGCAGATTGTCAATTGACTCTGAGTTAGCGAGTTTATGTGATAGCGTGAAATCGAAAAGTTTAATAAGAATTATATGAACATGTGTATAAAAGCTTTGGAATCACTTAATTAATAAATATGCATAAGAGTTTGTAAGTAATAACTAAAAAATGGATTTTAAGAACATTAATATATAATTAAAAAGGATGTTAGATATATGAAACTTTATTTAGATTGTATACCATGTTTTCAAAAACAAGCTTTGTTTACGACAAGAGAACAAAATGACCAAATACGTTCTAATGTATTAAAAAAAATTATGTTGTTTTTATGTAGTATTGATTGGAATATTTCACATGATGAAATAGTGAATAAAGTTTATAACATAATTAGAGAAGAAACTAAAAACATGGACCCATACAAGGATATTAAAAAAAAGAGTAATGAGATGGTATTAGAATTATATCCTAAATTAAAAAATCAACTTATGATGATTAACGATAAAGAAAAGCGGCTTTATATTTCGGCAAAGCTTGCAATAGCGGGAAATATTATTGATTTTGGTCCAGCATTCGATTTTGACTTAGATAAAACAATAAAAGATGTATTAAATAAAAAACCGGCTATTGATGATTTTAAGATATTGGCGGAAAAAATATTATTAGGTGAAAAGCTTCTTTATTTTGCTGA
This portion of the Thermoanaerobacterium sp. RBIITD genome encodes:
- a CDS encoding ARMT1-like domain-containing protein, whose amino-acid sequence is MKLYLDCIPCFQKQALFTTREQNDQIRSNVLKKIMLFLCSIDWNISHDEIVNKVYNIIREETKNMDPYKDIKKKSNEMVLELYPKLKNQLMMINDKEKRLYISAKLAIAGNIIDFGPAFDFDLDKTIKDVLNKKPAIDDFKILAEKILLGEKLLYFADNAGEIVLDKIFIEEMIKVREKPFKLISFVVKGGPIINDAMIDDAYDSGIDTLPNVTFYKLGNGVRDTGPNRVDDIVKEWIRQHDVVISKGQGNFEGLSENSGVFFMLIAKCPIIAGELGVEVMDTVIKYQK
- a CDS encoding MBL fold metallo-hydrolase, whose translation is MEIQVLVENVVFKKSFVAEHGLSLLVKKEDKEVLIDTGQSDNFVKNSGLMGIDLKNIGKVVLTHGHYDHVGGLKKLIDENKNVRIYASNMILNKKYAIRKNGLVDEIGLDSSIYEENKDNFILINKDTEIEKDFFAITNADVEYNNAFTTENFLVEKDNIKVNDRFLDEIFVVVKEGDYINIITGCSHAGILNVLYTAKKRFKEYRIKSLIGGFHLKGMPEEDIINIAKAMSEYNIGSIYTGHCTGIDEYGILKKVLGRNIAYLTTSSSIIV
- a CDS encoding ATP-binding protein, whose translation is MKQIVILSGKGGTGKTTVATTLSTIVKNKIMADCDVEAPNLNIILQGEIVEKDDFYGKEVAIIDSDKCIQCGLCEKLCRYDAIINFKINPYHCEGCGLCMYKCPAGAIKMEEEETGKIIISQLKDKEKIVYAELNPGADGSGKLVTQVRKRASKNQGGSEYLIIDGTPGIGCPVLASVTGADAVLIVAEPTMSGFEDMKRVLKAISSFKIPSFICINKWDLNKEISREIESYCEENGIFVVGKIDFDETVIKALKSLKNLFEYSDSAVYNQILNMWTKIEKYLNERIDV
- a CDS encoding NifB/NifX family molybdenum-iron cluster-binding protein, with the translated sequence MKIAVASDGRDVSMHFGHCEGFTFFDIEGDEIKSSNFLPNPGHRPGFLPEYLKDKGVDCIISGGMGSSAINLFLRYGIDVITGAEGNVEEVVKKYVDGTLVSTGSACEKHEHEGHCED